A region of the Gemmatimonadota bacterium genome:
GCCACGTCAATCAATACACACATTCCAGCCCTTCAGAGCAGAGGGGTTGATGTGCGCTTTGGCGCGTCGAAGCCCGCGGTGGAGCAAGAATGAGACATACTCCGTGGGGTGATGGAAACGTTTGGGGTTGATGGGGGATAGAGAGTAATTATATTTTCGCTGAAGCAGCTTTAATTGCGAGAAATATGTAACGAAATGAAAGGAAAAACAATGCGTAACCAGATTCTATTGATCCTGTCAACATTCGTGTTTTTGATGCACCCACTGTCTCTTTCGGCACAGAATAGCTTTTCTCTTTTGCTGGATGTGGATAGTGCCACAGGTGATCAGGCAGTCACGTCTTTGAATACTTCACCAGATCAAGTTATTGCCATACAGATCTTCGGTGAAGATATTCAGAATGCCACTGGTGTATCTGTGCGTTTTGAATACGATGCGAATCAGGTTGCTTATGACAGGTTTGACGCAAGTGCTGTGTTGCCCAATGCACAAAAACTCACAGAGCAAGGATCAAACTTTGTGAATATTAGCCTTGTGTCTTTTGGGGGGCAAGCCACGGTCAATAGCGGTCTGATTGGTACGATTCGTTTTCGCACGTTGGCTGCGTTTTCGGGTAGTGCAATTCGGTTGGTGCGTGCTGATCTTGCCCGTGGTGGTCAAACGCAGAGTGTGTCCCTGAATTTGCGCGTTGAATTATGGTTACAAACAGTTCTTTCGCCAGATTTTGACGGCGATGGTCAGGTTGGCTTTTCCGACTTTGTGTTATTTGGGAGTCAGTATGGGTCACGTCAGGGGGATGGAAAGTATGAAACCAAGTATGATTTGGACAGCGATGGTGTGATTGGCTTTTCCGATTTTGTGATCTTTGGCAACAGCTATGGCCAGGATGTCTCTTCTTATGTTGCTATTCCGGATGCGAATTTACGTGTTGTCATTGAGGCTGAGCTTGGCAAGGCGCGCGGTGCGCTGATCACCAGGGATGAGATGTCAACCCTGACTCGCCTTGAGGCAGAAAATGCGAACATCAGGAACTTGACTGGCCTTGAGTTTGCGACCAGTTTGACAAGGTTGGATTTTGGTCTTAAGACAGTAGGAGGGCGTCTGGTCAACAGCAACAGCATCTCGGATCTTTCACCACTATCCGGCTTAACCAAGCTGGAAAGTCTGAATCTTGAGGCCAACAGCATTGCGGATGTGTCTGCCTTATCCGGTTTAACCAGTCTGACATATCTGAATCTTTACAAAAACAGTATCTCGGATATATCTGCGCTATCTGGTTTGACCAGTTTGACATGGCTGAATCTTTTCAATAACAGTATTACGGATGTGTCTGCCTTATCCGGTTTAACCAATCTGGAGGGTCTGAATCTTATCAACAACAGCATTGCGGATGTGTCTGCCTTATCCGGCTTAACCAATCTGGAATATCTGTATCTTATCAGCAACAGTATCACGGATGTGTCTGGACTATCCGGCTTAACCAGTCTGATAGAGTTGTTTCTTGATGCCAACAGCATCACGGATGTGTCTGGACTATCCGGTTTGACCAGTCTGAGAAAGCTGTATCTTCGCAGCAACAGCATTGCGGATGTGTCTGCCTTATCCGGCTTAACCAGTCTGATAGAGTTGTTTCTTAGCGACAACCGAATTTTGGACCTCGCGCCCCTGGTTGCAAACACGGGATTGGGCAGTGGAGATAGAGTTTTTGTGAGTGGCAACCCATTGAGTGCCACGTCAATCAATACGCACATTCCAGCCCTTCAGAGCAGAGGGGTTGATGTGCGTTTTAGCGCGTCGAAACCCGCGGTGGAGCAAGAACGAGACATACTCCATGGGATGATGGAATCATTGAGGGGTGAGGAATGGGAGGCAGGTGGTTATATTTTTCGCAGGTAGATAGGGGAGAGGAAGGGCGTGATCAACCCAAAAGTGGATCGTGAGGAGAGATGACCGACTTTTTCAACTAAAAACAGAGCTTGTTTCTTATAGAATGGGCGATATATTCTTTTTGGAGTATATATCGCCTATTTTTAATTTTATTGATTTATATTTCAAAGGTTGCCAAAATAGTGCTAAATGGGTAGTTTTGGTGCGTTCAGCTTTCTATTCTATTACCGCGGTAAGAATTATAATGTTTCCCATCAATAAGCATTTGAGAAATATAGACAATAGCCTTGGCGTGCTCAAAGGCGGCCATGCGAGAGATGCCGCGCTTAGAGACACGGCTTTGATAGCCGATAGCATGGGATTCGATTTGGTGCGAACAATGTCTCAACGGGAAATCATCTCTTTGGCCCGGTCGCAAAATGCCCGGGATATTCCCAAAAACGAATTGCAGAGTTTTGTCAGGGCTGACCTGATTATGGAATTTGAGTAAAATTATATTGAATACCGAAGCTGCAAAATCCCTGTCATACGCAAAGCAACATCTGGAACGCGTTCTCGCAGCATGGGATGATCCTACTGATTGGGCAGACCTTACAATTTATGGATTTTATTGTCTGGAAGCTGCTATTGTCGCAGCAGGCTTACATACAGGTCTGGATTTCAAAAGGTCCCATACAGATAAAGCTGAAATAGCGCGTAAGCTTTTTCAATCTCACGGATTGCCCGATGTTGCCGATTTTCTTTGGGATCTCAATACGGCTCGCAAAGCTTCGGCTTATGGCGATGTAGATTTTCCAGATTTGGATGCAGAGGATGTGGCAGATAAAATTGAAGAGTATGTGGAAGCAGTTTCTGCGTTATTGGGAGATGGATCAAATGATCAGGATGATCAGAAATCTGACGAGCAATCGCCCGAATAACATTGATTCATTGCAATTTTTCAGAACGATTGATAAATGGCCCAGTACTCATGCGAAAGATTGGGTCAAAAATTTTGTACAAAGGCTGTGTGAGCAACCCGATATCTGGGCAATTGTGATTTTTGGTTCCATTATTCGCCCAAATGCCAAATACTGCTTGGATGTTGATTTACTGATTATTTATGAGAATGATAGGCCAAGTTTTGCAAACCCACCTCTTGATGTCGATATCAGGTCATATTGTCGAGAGGATGTAGAATCTCTTATTACAGAGGGGCACGAACTTCTGGGTTGGACAATTCGTTTTGGAGAGGTTCTTTACGAGAAAGATCAGTATTGGACAACCTTGTGTGATAAATGGAAAGATCATCTTCCCTTGCCTTCTGCAAGAATAGCGGATAAACGTGCCGAAAGAGCGAAGCGGCTTTTTGAGGATATTAAAGTGATTGGTGACGAGGATGCAGCAGAGGAACAATTTATCGCGATGCTGACACAAATGGCGCGTGCTTGTTTAATCAGGTCAGGTATTTATCCCGCATCCCGTCCTGAACTACCGGACCAGTTAAAATCTGTTGGGAAATACCGTCTTGCTTCTCAGTTGGAAGAAGTGTTACAGAAACGCCGTGAATTGAAAGTATGATCTCATGTGAGTAATCTTTCCAGAAAATCCTTTCCAATAACACAGCATGTCACCGCGCTGATATGCTTTTTTTTGTCGGGGTTTGCCGGGCTGGTTTACGAAGTTGCCTGGATACGGCAGGCCGCGCTTTTGTTTGGGTCAACGACTTTTGCGGTGAGCGCGGTTCTATCTGTTTTTTTTCTGGGTCTGGCTATTGGGGCGTATCTTTTCGGGCGCGTTGGTCAACGGACTTTTCGGCCACTTATTCTTTTTGCGTATATCGAAATTGGTCTGGGTCTTCTGGCTCTGATCAGTCCTTTTGCGTTTGATTTTGCAGATTTTCTCTATGGCATCGCGTATAGACTGTTGAGCGATGCTCCCTTCCTGCGGTTTACTACCCGTCTTCTTCTGGTTGCGCTCGTCGTTCTGCCGCCCACTGTTCTGATGGGCGGTACGCTTCCTCTTTTTTGCCGTCAGTATTCGCGCGATAGCGGCACGATTGCGCGTGCTGTTGGTCTTCTCTACGGTGTCAATACGCTGGGGGCTGCACTGGGTTGCGCGGCTACGGGGTTTGTTTTTTTGCCGGATCTGGGTCTGCGCGGTGCGATCTATATTGGCGTTGTATGCAATATTCTGAGTGGGGTTGTTGTTCGCGCGCTGTCCATTGCCCGGGAGGATGTGTTTCCCGATTCGGCGCAGTCTCGCGGTGTGAGTGGCGGGCTCCCGCGGAGTAGCGTTGTATTTGTTCTGTTTTTTGCGATTGGATTTGTGGCTCTGGGTGCCGAGGTGCTGTGGGTGCGGTATCTGGGGCTTCTGATCAATAATACGGTTTATACTTATACGCTGACGCTGGGCGTTGTGCTGGTTGGGCTGGTTCTGGGGAGTGTTCTGGCGTCCCTGTTTTCCGATAGGACAGAGAGACGGGCGTATTATTTTGGCGCGTTTCAGGTTGCGACGGGTCTTGTTGTGCTGGCTCTTTTGATGCTTTCGCCCGGGGCATGGCGAGGATTGGGCAATGATTTGTATATCTATTTTGTGGTGCTTTTGCCCCCTGCTGTGTTGAGTGGCGCGGCTTTTCCGCTTGCGATTCGGCTGGTGATTCGCAATGCGGAATATACGTCTGGGATGGCTGGGAATTTGATTGCGGTGAATACGCTTGGGGGGATTCTCGGGTCTCTTTTGATTGGTTTTGTAGGGATTCCCTTTTTTGGTCTTGAGAAGAGTTTGTTTTTTATTACGGGTGCGAATCTCGCCATTGGCATTTCTGCATGGTTTTTGCTGGATGGAAGATATCGCGTGTTCAAATATGCGGCTGCATTGGTCGCCATTCTGGTCTATCTGGGGATTCCGTATTTTTCGCAGACGCAGGTGCCTGCGGATTTTATCGGTGAGGGACGGGATCTCGTGGCGTTCCGAGAGGGTTATGGCGCGAATATGGCGGTTGTCCGGCGGGAGGATGATCTGGAACTGGAGATTGACCGCTGGTGGCAAGGCGGGAGCAAGAAGAACCATCAGATTATGGCGGCGCATGTGCCGATGCTTTTGCATCCGAATCCCAAACGGGTCGTTGTTGTGGGGGCTGGTACGGGGCAGACGGTTAGCCGTTTTCTGATGTATCCCATCGATTATCTGGCGTGTGTGGATATCGAGCCTGCGCTTTTTCCTTTTATTGAGGAACATTTTGAGACGGATTGGATGGGCGATTCGCGCGTGGAGATTATCGCTGAAGATGGGCGCAATTTTTTGCGCCATACTGCGGCGACTTATGATATTATTTCTCTTGAGCTTGGCGAGGTTTCTCGTCCGGGTGTGGCGTTTTTTTATACGGTTGATTTCTATGCGCGCGCCCGAGAACGTCTGGCACCAGGTGGGTATCTGGTGCAGTTTGTGCCGTTGCGATTTCTGACGGAGGACCAGTTCCGCGGTGTTGTGCGCAGTTTTTTGACTGTTTTTCCGCAGAGTATTTTGTGGTATAATACGTCTGAGCTTTTGCTTATTGGTTCGGTGGATGATGCGTTCAAGATTGCTGAGGGGAAATTGTTGGGGATGGATGAGGAGGTTCATGCGGATCTCCAATACAGTCACTGGGGCGGGGTGGCGTATTCTCTCAATCAGCCGCATGTTTTTTGGGGTGGTTATTTGATGGGGGCGGAGGGTCTGGCTTCTGCGACAGTTGAGGCGGATGTGTATTGGGATGACCGACCGGTTCTGGACTATGAGTCGGTTCAGCATGCGGAGAGCGATGAGCTTGCGTTTGCGGAGATATTGTATAAATACCGGGATTCTATTGATGCGTTGATGCCGGGCGAGGCGGATGCGCGGATTGCGGAGGTTCAAAATAAAAATTTAAGGGAGATCGCCGCGCGCGTTTTTGTTCGCGAGGCGTCGGATTTGATTCCCGCGCGGGAACACAGGCGTATTGCTACGCTTTGTGCCGAGGCGATTCGCCGACTTCCCGAGTATGTGGATGCGCATCGCATGTTCGCCGATGCGATGATGCAACTGGGTCGCTTGCAGGATGCAGAAAGACACTATGCGCGGGTTTTGGAACTCGATCCCACAGATGCTCGCGCGCTGAATGGACGGGCTGTGGCGTTTCACCGCGCGGGACGGCTTGTGGAGGCGGTTCGCTATTACGAGGATGCGATTCGCTACTATCCGAATAATGCGCTGTCGCAAAATGGTATTGCTATGGCGCTTCACAGGCTTGGACGCTTTGATGAAGCGATTCAGCATTACAAGGATGCGATCCGCTTGCATCCGGATAGGCCCGATACGTATGCCGATCTGGGTACGGCGCTGGCACAGGCCGGGAGGTTGCGAGAGGCTGTTCCCTATTTGGAGAAGGCGCTCGCGCTACGGCCGAATTTTACACGGGTACAGCGCGTTCTCGCGCAGATACGAAGAGAAGTGGGAAGTGAGAAGTAGGAAGTGTGAACCATAATAAGGAGGGCGCTATGTCCAAATTTGTCTGTTTTCTGTTCGTTGTTTTGGTGTTTCAATCTGTTGATGCTCAGCAACCACAACAGCCACAACAACAAAACCGACGCCAGCAACGCACAATCACCGTGGAGCAAATTATGCAACAATTACCCGAAGGTGTGACTTTTATTCCCGATATTGCGTATCGCGAGGGGAACGAGGCGTGGAAACTCGATCTCGCGATGCCCACAGAGCGCGGCGAGTCTCTTCGTCCTGCTCTTGTTTTTATCCACGGGGGTGGGTGGAGAGGTGGGGATAAACGTCGGGGAGGTTTTCTTCGTCCTACTATCAGCTATGCAGATAGGGGCTATGTTTGTGTTACGGTGAACTATCGGATGCTCGATGAAGCGCCTATTACCGCGTGTGTTGAGGATGTGAAGAATGCGGTGCGCTGGCTGCGCGCCCATGCCGAGGAGTACCATATTGATCCGGAACGGATTGGTGCGAGTGGAAATTCTGCTGGCGCGCATCTGGCTGTTATGCTGGGTGTGTGTCCTCCTTCAGCTGGGCTTGAGGGCGATGGGCCTTACCAGGAGTATTCCAGTATGGTTCAGGCTGTTGTGGCGAGTGCTACGCCTACCGACTTTCTGTCTGCTATGAGTGACCGCCAGCGCAATCAGCAGCGAGCACGTCCCCCTCGCAAAAATGAGCTTAGACTGGAATCCGAAGAGGTTCGCGCTAAGGTTTCTCCTGTGACCTATGCCTCGGCCGATGCACCGCCTATTTTGCTCGTCCATGCAATATCTGATCGCACGGTTGGTGTCTATCATTCGGACAAGCTTGTCAATGCGCTGCGAGAAGCCGGTGCCAAGAATGTCAGTTATATTCTCCTGGGCGACGAGAGTGGACACGGTGCTTTTCAGCGCAATATCGCGTTTACTGAGCCTGCCCGTGAAGCGTTTTTTAATCGTGTGTTGAAACCGGGAAATTGAGATGAAGCATTTATCTGAACTCGAAGACCGGGTGGCTGAGGCACAGCCGGGTGATGTGATTACGCTAACTGATGGCGTGTATGATGGTGAAAGGTGCAAGCTCGCGGCAAGGGGGACCGCAGATCAGCCGATTGTTATTCGGGCGGAGGGTATGGGAAAGGCGGTTATAAAGGCGCCGTTGTTGCTGGTGGGAGATTATATCAGTCTTGTGGGGTTTCACTTTGTGGAGAAGGGGAGTGTGGAGATTCGAGGGAGGGGTTGTCGCATAAGTCGCTGTGTGATGACGGATGTGCAGGTGGGCAAGTGGATACGGGTGAGGGCAGAGAGCCGGGAGGTTGAGATTGATCGCTGCCGGTTTGAGAATAAGACCAATAATCTCGAGGAGACGCGCGGCTGCCAGTTGATGCAGATTTACGTTCGGAATCAGGGCGAGAGGCACCTTGTTCATCACAATTATTTTGTGGATGTTCCGGATGGTAAGGAGAGCAATGGATACGAGACGCTTCAGCTTATTACGGAGGGGAATCCGTACGATCCGGAGCCGGGCGATTGTGAGACGGTGATTGAGTACAATCTTTTTGTGCGTTGTAGTGGGGAGGCGGAGATTATTTCTGTGAAGTCCAATGGCAATATTCTCCGCAGGAATACGTTTCGCGATTGCCGGGGGGCGCTGGTGCTTCGGCATGGGCATGGCAATGTGGTGTCTGAGAATTTCTTTTTTGGCGAGAGCGAGCGCCGGGCTGGCGGTGTGCGCTTGCAGGGGACGGATCAGGTTGTTGTGAATAATTTGTTCCACTCGCTCAATGCGTTTGGGGTGGGTATGATGGATGGGGCGTCGGATGATCTCTATGTGCGGGTGGAACGCGCGCTGATTGCGTTTAATACGTTTGTGGGGTGTAGCCCGGCGATGGTTGTGGGGCTAAATCACAGCAGGTATCCCAATGGCACGGCGCCTAAAGATTGTGTGATTGCAAATAATGCTTTTGTGAGATCCGATGGGACTGTGCGGCTGGTGCAGGACGATGAGCCGGTGGATTGGAGGTGGGAGGGGAATGTGACGGATGGGGATTTGGGTATGCCTGATCGGGATGGGATAAAAACTGGGCGGGTCGATGTGGATTATCTGCCCAATGGGGTTGTTGCGCCAGCAGAGTCCAGTGGTCTGATTGGCAATGCAGAGGGGCATTATCCAGAGATTACGACGGATGTTCTGGGGCATTCACGGGACGAGCACAAGACGATTGGTTGCGTTGAGTTCCCGACGGGAACGGAGGATGGCGGTCCCTTAACCGCGGCAGATGTGGGACCAGGGTGGTAGGGGTGGTGTCAATCAACAATGCCGTCATCGCGGCAGGCTTTTAGCCGCGATCCAGTTGGTTTTGGTTGTCACTAATATCAGCAATCCAGTCAGGTAGGAGGGAAATCCTTTTCCCGACTTACGCATCAATCAATAGAAACAACAAGGTTCAAATTTTCTTTTCGTAGCATGTCTTGTAGTGCAAGCTGAACCCAAAAGTTTTCTGGCTCGCCGAGTTGTCTGGCAATTTTGGCTGCTCTGCTGGGGCTTGGAATTCTTCTTTCTTTTTCCATATCACAAAGGCTTTGAGGGGAGATTCCCAAAAAGTCAGCAAACGCTCTCTGGCTTTTTTCTTCTCCTATTCGATAACTCGCCAGAGCATTTCCAAATGTGAGACATCCAAAGTCTCTCTCCAGTTCAGAAGTCCCATATTGTGCTTTAGTAATCATGTTTATTGATCTCCTTAATTCCCAAATCATACGTCAAAATGACGTATGCAGCAAGTTCAACCTGCCTTGATATGTTTTGAAATGCGGTTGACAATATCACGTTGTTGCTACATTTTTTATCGGACAGTATAGATACAGTGGGAGACAGCGCAGTACGATTTTGGTAGAAACTCGCTGATGCTATACAATGAGGCTACATGAGATTACAGCGTGTATATGTTGATACTTCTGTCATCGGCGGCTGCCATGATGATGAGTTTGCCACCTGGTCAAACGGCTTGATGAAAGATTTCCGCTTGGGTAACTTCCGTCCGGTCGTATCCGAAGTCGTTGATGCGGAGGTTCAGGATGCCCCCGAGTCCATTCGAGATATTTACTCAGAACTTTTGACTCTGGAGCCTGAATTTCTCAACGCTACAGAGGAAGTCGTGCAACTTGCTGAAATCTACCTAGAAAGACAGATTCTGACAGACAGATTCTTCGATGATGCCCTGCATATCGCTTTAGCTTCGGTTGCAGAAGTTGATGTGTTGGTTAGCTGGAACTTCAAGCACATTGTACACTTTGACAAGATACGTCTGTTCTCCGCTGTGAACATTGAGCGTGGCTATAAACCATTACAGATATACTCTCCGCGTGAGGTGACTAATTATGGAGACGAAAAAGACGTTTGATGCGGTTAAGATGGTGCGCCGAATTCGAGACGCGCACTATGAGCAACTCAAGGATAGAACGGTAAAAGAGCAATTGGCATTCTACCAGAGCAAGTCTCATGCATTGCGTAACGAATTAAAAAAGAAACTGCAAGAGCATTATGACGACGAATGATCCTATTGTTTCGGAAGTCCGAGCAGTACGCGACAAACACGCTGCTCAATTCGGCTACAATCTCAAAGAGATATTCCGCGATATAAAAAAAACAAAAATCATCTGGTCGTAAATACGTGCAGTATCCATCCCGTACGGCTGTTGCAACAGCTATTACAACTTCAGATCAGTAGCGATAAAGGCAATATCATGAAGACAGTTTTCATTGGCGGTTCTCGTAGTATCACACGCTTAAACGATACCATCAGATCCAGAGTGTATAACATCATGCGTCAGCGTTTTGCTATTGTCATCGGAGATGCAAATGGTGCTGATAAAGCGGTACAGAGCTATTTAGCCGAAAAAGCATATCCGAATGTTATCGTCTATTGCATGGGGGACCACTGTCGGAACAATGTGGGAAGTTGGCCAGTAGAACAGATTTATGCAGATAATCAGGTAAAGGACTTTGCATACTACACTACTAAGGATGCAAAGATGGCCCAAGTAGCGTCCTGTGGCTTCATGATCTGGGATGGAAAGAGTAAGGGAACCCTGAACAATGTTCTCAACTTATTGCAGTTGCAGAAAAATATTCTGGTCTATTTTCACCCGATAAATCTTGTTATAAGCTCAAATCATCCAAAGATCTTACTACATTCTTAAAAAAGTGCAGCATCGATATGAGAGAAATGTTCAAACTTCGGAACTTGCAGAAAAGGAAGCATGTGATTAAAGGCGATCCCGAGGATCTGGTTCATATCACATGGGACAAGGAGAGGAATCTCGATCTACTTTGATACCCATATTGTGGTTATATGCTGGTCAAACCGAAATGCGGTTGACAAAATCGTGTCGTTACTACACTTTTTCTTTAATAAGCGTAATTCAAATATGGATAGAACGGGACGCACATGTTAAAAATTACATTTGAATGTCCAGATGATATTCTGCAGACCCTCAGTGAAACGCCTGAACAATTCGCCGAACAAGGCCGCCTGCTCATAGCTGTCAAACTGTTTGAACTCGGACGTTTGTCATCGGGCCAGGCGGCTCGGTTTGCGGGCATGGAGCGCGTTGTGTTTTTAGATGCCTTAAAATCCTACCAGGTATCTCCTATCAATCTGACTCCAGAAGAATTGGCAAAGGATATTTCCAGTGCCAGGAATCTGTAGTGTCGATACATCCCCTCTGCTTTACTTCTACCGAATTGACCAACTGACCCTGCTACACCGCCTCTTTGATCGGGTGCTTGTGCCTGAAGCCGTCGTTACAGAATTGGCGAAAGGTAAGGCGCAGGGTGTTCGCGTTCCCAATCTTACCGATTATCCCTGGATTGAGATTCGACAAATAGAACGTCGTTCTGTATCAGAAAGAGTCGATTCTCTGGGTGCTGGTGAACGTGAAGCCATTCTCCTTGCGCTTGATGGTCATGCTGATTGGGTAATCTTAGATGATCTGGACGCCAGATATCAGGCCGAAATATGTGGTCTTCAAGTCATCGGCACTGTTGGCTTATTGGCTTCTGCCAGACAAAAAAATATGATTGAATCAGTGGCCCCTATTCTCAATGCGCTTGAGGTTGCCGGGATGTGGTTGTCTGAAGACTTAAAACGAAGAGTTTTAGAATTGGTTGATGAAGTTTGAGGAGATAGAAGGGATATATTCTGAAATCCGATTGACAATCTCGCGTTGTTGCTACATTGTTTGTTTTTGAGGATATTCCCAATACGAGAAAAGGAAAACACATGAAAATCAAATCCGTCGAAGTCGTTCGCGTTGAACGGCCAGATGCAAGCCAGGTCTCAACGGGGTCTGGTACGACGCTCGCCGCTTCAACAGGTGCAGCCCCGAGGACAAAGGGGTATAGAAAGGCGTGGCCCTCGCAGATAGAGGTGGCAAATCCGATGTCTAAGTTCCCGCGGTTTAAGGCGCGGCGGCAGCTTTACGGTGCCAGACAATGGCCCAGGTTCTCGGTTAAGGTGACCGCTGAAGACGGGACCTGGGGCCTCGGCACGTCGGCGGGACGCCCGGTTGCTATGGTGGTGGAAGATGCTTTCGCGCATATACTGGAAGGGGAAAGTTGTCTGGCAATTGAAAAGCTGTGGGATATGATGTTTCGCGTGTCCAAATCTTTTGGGACTGTGGGGATTGCCTCGTTGGCGATTAGTGCTGTGGATCTGGCGCTGTGGGATCTGGCGGGGAAATTGCAGGGCAAGCCCGTTTATGAACTTCTGGGCGGTCCGGCGCGCGATCGTTTGTTTGTGTACGCGACGGGTGATGATGTGGATTGGTACAAGGAGTTGGGGTTTCGGGCGTTTAAGTTGCCCTGTCAATATGGGCCGGTTGATGGGTTGTGGGGATTGGGAGAGAACGAGAGGCGAGTAGCCGAGGTCCGCGAGTTGATCGGCGATGATTGCGATCTCATGCTGGATTGTTATATGGCTTTGGATGTGGAATATACCGCGCGCCTGGCCAATCGTCTGCGCCCTTATAATTTGCGGTGGATGGAAGAGTGTCTGATTCCCGAAGATGTTGGGGGGCATATTGAACTCAAGAAGCGCCTGCCGTGGTTGACGCTTGCCAGTGGCGAGCATTTTTACACGCAGTATCCCTATCAGTTGATGATCGAAAATCGGTGTCTCGATATTCTCCAGCCCGATATTCAGTGGGTGGGGGGTTTGAC
Encoded here:
- a CDS encoding UPF0175 family protein, producing MLKITFECPDDILQTLSETPEQFAEQGRLLIAVKLFELGRLSSGQAARFAGMERVVFLDALKSYQVSPINLTPEELAKDISSARNL
- a CDS encoding tetratricopeptide repeat protein; the encoded protein is MSNLSRKSFPITQHVTALICFFLSGFAGLVYEVAWIRQAALLFGSTTFAVSAVLSVFFLGLAIGAYLFGRVGQRTFRPLILFAYIEIGLGLLALISPFAFDFADFLYGIAYRLLSDAPFLRFTTRLLLVALVVLPPTVLMGGTLPLFCRQYSRDSGTIARAVGLLYGVNTLGAALGCAATGFVFLPDLGLRGAIYIGVVCNILSGVVVRALSIAREDVFPDSAQSRGVSGGLPRSSVVFVLFFAIGFVALGAEVLWVRYLGLLINNTVYTYTLTLGVVLVGLVLGSVLASLFSDRTERRAYYFGAFQVATGLVVLALLMLSPGAWRGLGNDLYIYFVVLLPPAVLSGAAFPLAIRLVIRNAEYTSGMAGNLIAVNTLGGILGSLLIGFVGIPFFGLEKSLFFITGANLAIGISAWFLLDGRYRVFKYAAALVAILVYLGIPYFSQTQVPADFIGEGRDLVAFREGYGANMAVVRREDDLELEIDRWWQGGSKKNHQIMAAHVPMLLHPNPKRVVVVGAGTGQTVSRFLMYPIDYLACVDIEPALFPFIEEHFETDWMGDSRVEIIAEDGRNFLRHTAATYDIISLELGEVSRPGVAFFYTVDFYARARERLAPGGYLVQFVPLRFLTEDQFRGVVRSFLTVFPQSILWYNTSELLLIGSVDDAFKIAEGKLLGMDEEVHADLQYSHWGGVAYSLNQPHVFWGGYLMGAEGLASATVEADVYWDDRPVLDYESVQHAESDELAFAEILYKYRDSIDALMPGEADARIAEVQNKNLREIAARVFVREASDLIPAREHRRIATLCAEAIRRLPEYVDAHRMFADAMMQLGRLQDAERHYARVLELDPTDARALNGRAVAFHRAGRLVEAVRYYEDAIRYYPNNALSQNGIAMALHRLGRFDEAIQHYKDAIRLHPDRPDTYADLGTALAQAGRLREAVPYLEKALALRPNFTRVQRVLAQIRREVGSEK
- a CDS encoding L-rhamnonate dehydratase (catalyzes the formation of 2-keto-3-deoxy-L-rhamnonate from L-rhamnonate), with amino-acid sequence MKIKSVEVVRVERPDASQVSTGSGTTLAASTGAAPRTKGYRKAWPSQIEVANPMSKFPRFKARRQLYGARQWPRFSVKVTAEDGTWGLGTSAGRPVAMVVEDAFAHILEGESCLAIEKLWDMMFRVSKSFGTVGIASLAISAVDLALWDLAGKLQGKPVYELLGGPARDRLFVYATGDDVDWYKELGFRAFKLPCQYGPVDGLWGLGENERRVAEVRELIGDDCDLMLDCYMALDVEYTARLANRLRPYNLRWMEECLIPEDVGGHIELKKRLPWLTLASGEHFYTQYPYQLMIENRCLDILQPDIQWVGGLTACVKICNMAAAAGLEVCLHGGGRDAYGQHLSWAMPNTPWCEYFIGSDPGVPLEEVAQPGARVPRNSYLEFAPSGPGFDLGIEEDWLVPF
- a CDS encoding type II toxin-antitoxin system VapC family toxin — its product is MRLQRVYVDTSVIGGCHDDEFATWSNGLMKDFRLGNFRPVVSEVVDAEVQDAPESIRDIYSELLTLEPEFLNATEEVVQLAEIYLERQILTDRFFDDALHIALASVAEVDVLVSWNFKHIVHFDKIRLFSAVNIERGYKPLQIYSPREVTNYGDEKDV
- a CDS encoding helix-turn-helix transcriptional regulator, which produces MITKAQYGTSELERDFGCLTFGNALASYRIGEEKSQRAFADFLGISPQSLCDMEKERRIPSPSRAAKIARQLGEPENFWVQLALQDMLRKENLNLVVSID
- a CDS encoding DUF3368 domain-containing protein, encoding MPGICSVDTSPLLYFYRIDQLTLLHRLFDRVLVPEAVVTELAKGKAQGVRVPNLTDYPWIEIRQIERRSVSERVDSLGAGEREAILLALDGHADWVILDDLDARYQAEICGLQVIGTVGLLASARQKNMIESVAPILNALEVAGMWLSEDLKRRVLELVDEV
- a CDS encoding alpha/beta hydrolase, which codes for MSKFVCFLFVVLVFQSVDAQQPQQPQQQNRRQQRTITVEQIMQQLPEGVTFIPDIAYREGNEAWKLDLAMPTERGESLRPALVFIHGGGWRGGDKRRGGFLRPTISYADRGYVCVTVNYRMLDEAPITACVEDVKNAVRWLRAHAEEYHIDPERIGASGNSAGAHLAVMLGVCPPSAGLEGDGPYQEYSSMVQAVVASATPTDFLSAMSDRQRNQQRARPPRKNELRLESEEVRAKVSPVTYASADAPPILLVHAISDRTVGVYHSDKLVNALREAGAKNVSYILLGDESGHGAFQRNIAFTEPAREAFFNRVLKPGN